One Sus scrofa isolate TJ Tabasco breed Duroc chromosome 1, Sscrofa11.1, whole genome shotgun sequence DNA segment encodes these proteins:
- the TMEM30B gene encoding cell cycle control protein 50B, with the protein MTWSATARGAHQPDNTAFTQQRLPAWQPLLSASIALPLFFCAGLAFIGLGLGLYYSSNGIKELEYDYTGDSGLSNCSVCAAAGQGRAPPPRCSCAWYFSLPELFQGPVYLYYELTNFYQNNRRYGVSRDDAQLSGLPSALRHPVNECAPYQLSAAGLPIAPCGAIANSLFNDSFSLWYQRQPGGPYVEVPLDRTGIAWWTDYHVKFRNPPLVNGSLALAFRGTAPPPNWHRPVYELSPDPNNTGFINQDFVVWMRTAALPTFRKLYARIRQGNYSAGLPRGAYRVNITYNYPVRAFGGHKLIIFSSISWMGGKNPFLGIAYLVVGSLCILTGFVMLVVYIRYQDQNDEDEEDE; encoded by the coding sequence ATGACCTGGAGCGCCACGGCTCGGGGCGCGCACCAGCCGGACAACACCGCGTTCACGCAGCAGCGCCTCCCCGCCTGGCAGCCGCTGCTGTCAGCCAGCATCGCGTTGCCGCTCTTCTTCTGCGCGGGCCTGGCCTTCAtcggcctgggcctgggcctctaCTACTCTTCCAATGGCATCAAGGAGCTCGAGTACGACTATACCGGCGACTCGGGCCTCAGCAACTGCTCGGTGTGCGCCGCAGCCGGGCAGGGCCGCGCGCCGCCGCCCCGCTGCTCATGCGCCTGGTACTTCTCTCTGCCCGAGCTCTTCCAGGGCCCCGTGTACCTCTACTACGAGCTGACCAACTTCTACCAGAACAACCGGCGCTACGGTGTGTCCCGCGACGACGCGCAGCTGAGTGGGCTGCCGAGCGCCCTGCGGCACCCGGTCAACGAGTGCGCCCCCTACCAACTCAGCGCGGCCGGCCTGCCCATCGCGCCCTGCGGCGCCATCGCCAACAGCCTCTTCAACGACTCCTTCTCGCTGTGGTACCAGCGCCAGCCCGGCGGGCCCTACGTCGAGGTGCCGCTCGACCGCACCGGCATCGCCTGGTGGACCGACTACCACGTCAAGTTCCGCAACCCGCCGCTGGTGAACGGCAGTCTGGCGCTAGCCTTCCGGGGCACCGCGCCCCCGCCCAACTGGCACCGGCCGGTCTACGAGCTCAGCCCCGACCCCAACAACACCGGCTTCATCAACCAGGACTTCGTGGTGTGGATGCGCACTGCCGCTCTGCCCACGTTCCGCAAGCTGTACGCACGCATCCGCCAGGGCAACTACTCCGCCGGGCTGCCGCGGGGCGCCTACCGCGTCAACATCACCTACAACTACCCGGTGCGCGCCTTCGGCGGCCACAAGCTCATCATCTTCAGCAGCATCTCCTGGATGGGAGGCAAGAACCCCTTCCTGGGCATCGCCTACCTGGTGGTTGGCTCCCTCTGCATCCTCACGGGCTTTGTCATGCTGGTCGTCTACATTCGCTACCAGGACCAGAACGACGAGGACGAGGAGGACGAGTAA